One part of the Gossypium raimondii isolate GPD5lz chromosome 1, ASM2569854v1, whole genome shotgun sequence genome encodes these proteins:
- the LOC105785416 gene encoding dihydroneopterin aldolase 2: MEAIGNGIPTGDKLILRGLKFHGFHGVKPEEKKLGQKFLVDVDAWMDLRKAGKSDNLSDTLSYTDIYRIVKEVVEGPSHDLLESVAQMIASKTFTNHSQISAVRVKVGKPHVAVHGCLDYLGVEIMRYRTIDAPN; the protein is encoded by the exons ATGGAAGCTATTGGAAATGGAATACCAACCGGGGACAAACTCATATTGAGGGGCTTGAAATTTCATGGTTTCCATGGAGTAAAGCCTGAAGAGAAAAAACTGGGTCAGAAGTTCTTGGTGGATGTAGATGCTTGGATGGATCTTCGGAAAGCCGGTAAATCTGACAACTTATCGGACACCCTTAGTTACACCGATATTTACCG CATAGTGAAGGAAGTTGTGGAAGGGCCATCTCATGATCTTTTGGAATCAGTGGCTCAAATGATTGCATCAAAAACCTTCACAAATCACTCTCAAATATCTGCAGTTCGAGTAAAGGTTGGGAAGCCTCATGTTGCTGTTCATGGCTGTCTCGACTACCTTGGAGTTGAGATTATGAGATATAGAACCATCGATGCGCCTAACTGA
- the LOC105785415 gene encoding uncharacterized protein LOC105785415 produces MEKEKAISRYRERLDKTLSCAELTDPEMLKTLVKNQILRYAQDEKEDFSEDLLGKRAREVSNLLGMLRSTCIDDHHVSKSSETSHGEWKLKHDNEEFRVMYREGPHGTPFHTLLVEGYVDGPLDVCLCISWESALYKKWWPQSSFPPFKISSSTCLQKVRIGEQISLVRMKVAWPLSAREALVHFFFFEYFQEDLIVILVNTISDVSSIDKATHGFTNNGIPEAKDVVRIDMVGGFALQKVNDERSYFRTIANMDMKLDFVPPSLINFISRQLVGNGFRLYQKTVASVSNHDKDYSKALGDPLFALIREALYASNKSGEVLEVHGPKSEALLLRNESLIERTQDDTHDIGKKVCANDHAVEIPPWKEQDTVIKSFGEIEEEETEGSTQPEEGDNITFDANGVNDKRKISIRPEVQDALRTLDKVISLVQQHEFNSRTSFSDEETANLEEGAVYLKAEDNVKATSEQFAENLEMTLDRSQNSSDINNMRDEDSNSFAREANHNKEVPVSPLPNVSKPNNQVALSSYRNGTVEINGFHENGLSEVKKLSNRRKHRLGCFGFNSG; encoded by the exons ATGGAAAAGGAAAAGGCAATCTCTCGATACAGAGAGAGGCTGGACAAGACATTGTCTTGTGCTGAACTGACTGATCCCGAGATGCTTAAAACCCTAGTCAAGAATCAGATTTTACGATATGCACAGGATGAGAAAGAAG ATTTTAGTGAAGATTTACTGGGCAAAAGGGCTCGGGAAGTATCGAATCTTCTAGGCATGTTAAGGAGTACTTGTATTGATGATCATCACGTTTCAAAATCCAGTGAAACATCACATGGTGAATGGAAA TTGAAGCACGATAATGAAGAGTTCCGTGTTATGTACCGTGAAGGACCTCATGGCACTCCGTTTCATACATTACTTGTTGAAGGCTATGTCGATGGGCCTTTGGATGTCT GTTTATGTATCTCTTGGGAGTCAGCTCTCTACAAGAAATG GTGGCCTCAGTCTAGTTTTCCACCTTTCAAAATAAGTAGTTCTACTTGTTTACAAAAGGTCCGAATTGGTGAACAGATATCTCTAGTGAG GATGAAGGTTGCATGGCCACTGTCAGCTAGGGAGGCTCTAGTACACTTTTTCTTCTTCGAGTACTTTCAAGAAGATCTGATTGTCATTCTCGTCAACACT ATCTCAGATGTGAGCAGCATTGATAAAGCCACTCATGGATTTACTAATAACGGAATTCCTGAAGCAAAGGATGTTGTAAGGATTGACATGGTTGGAGGCTTCGCTTTGCAGAAGGTGAACGATGAAAGAAGCTATTTTAG GACAATTGCAAACATGGATATGAAGCTGGATTTTGTCCCTCCATCCCTTATAAACTTCATCTCAAGGCAGCTTGTTGGAAATGGCTTCAGACTCTATCAAAAG ACTGTGGCTTCTGTGTCGAACCACGACAAAGATTACAGCAAGGCCTTGGGAGACCCTTTATTTGCGCTAATACGTGAAGCACTTTACGCCAGTAACAAATCGGGTGAAGTTCTTGAAGTACACGGGCCTAAAAGTGAAGCCCTCCTTTTGCGGAACGAGAGTTTAATTGAACGCACACAAGATGACACGCATGATATCGGAAAGAAGGTTTGTGCTAATGACCATGCCGTTGAAATTCCACCCTGGAAAGAACAAGACACAGTGATAAAAtcttttggtgaaattgaggaagaagaaactgAAGGGAGTACACAACCAGAGGAGGGCGATAACATTACATTTGATGCAAATGGcgtaaatgataaaagaaaaatttctaTTCGTCCTGAGGTGCAAGATGCTCTAAGAACACTAGATAAGGTAATTTCATTAGTACAGCAACATGAATTTAATTCCCGAACCAGTTTCTCTGATGAAGAAACTGCAAATTTGGAAGAGGGTGCTGTTTATTTAAAAGCTGAGGACAATGTTAAAGCCACCTCCGAACAGTTTGCGGAAAATCTGGAGATGACTTTGGATAGGTCCCAGAATAGCAGTGACATTAACAATATGAG GGATGAAGATTCAAATTCTTTTGCTAGGGAAGCTAACCATAACAAAGAAGTACCGGTTTCACCATTGCCAAATGTATCGAAACCCAATAACCAGGTTGCTTTGAGTTCCTACAGGAATGGAACTGTCGAGATAAATGGGTTCCATGAAAATGGTCTAAGTGAAGTTAAAAAGTTGAGTAACCGGAGAAAGCATAGGTTAGGTTGCTTCGGCTTCAATTCCGGATAA
- the LOC105785418 gene encoding calcium-dependent protein kinase 26 produces MGNSCAKSAATEEDENEDNKQDGNEGEAKDPGQSESKEPEESGSVRKQPPEEMKIVREEDKTGKEQESKSTEKAAEMTQRQQSKSHPQRLNSKPSQLAGFNKEGSKTGNKTRKAHNVKRQSCAGLQVGSVLQTKTGHLKEYYNLGRKLGQGQFGTTFLCIEKGTGKEYACKSIAKRKLTTTEDVDDVKREIQIMHHLAGHPNVISIKGSYEDNMAVHVVMELCAGGELFDRIVKRGHYSERKAAEIARIIVAVVEACHSMGVMHRDLKPENFLFVNNEEDSPLKAIDFGLSIFFKPGDILNDVVGSPYYVAPEVLRKHYGPEADVWSAGVITYILLSGVPPFWGETEQEIFNEVLNGELDFSSDPWPNISESAKDLVTKMLDRDTKRRIKAHEVLRHPWVQVDGVAPDKPLDSVVLSRMKQFSAMDKLKKMALRVIAQRLSEEEIAGLKEMFKMIDADNSGQITYDELKEGLKRFGANLAESEFRALMQAADINNSGTIDYEEFVTATLHLNKIEREDNLLAAFSYFDRDSSGYITLDELQKACQEFGIQDIHLDEIMREVDQDNDGRIDYNEFVAMMQEGNPKLGKKGKE; encoded by the exons ATGGGGAATAGCTGTGCCAAATCAGCCGCAACGGAGgaagatgaaaatgaagataACAAACAAGATGGTAATGAAGGTGAAGCTAAAGATCCGGGTCAGTCTGAAAGTAAAGAACCGGAGGAATCCGGATCGGTTCGGAAACAACCTCCGGAAGAAATGAAGATTGTTAGGGAAGAAGACAAAACAGggaaggaacaagaatcaaaatCCACTGAAAAAGCCGCTGAAATGACCCAAAGGCAACAATCAAAATCTCACCCTCAAAGACTTAACTCCAAGCCCTCCCAACTTGCAGGATTTAACAAGGAAGGGTCCAAAACCGGGAATAAAACCCGAAAAGCTCATAATGTGAAGAGGCAATCATGTGCAGGGTTGCAGGTTGGCTCTGTCTTGCAAACCAAGACAGGTCATTTGAAGGAATACTATAACTTGGGGAGGAAGTTAGGTCAAGGACAGTTCGGGACCACTTTCCTTTGCATCGAGAAAGGTACCGGGAAAGAGTACGCTTGCAAGTCGATCGCGAAAAGGAAGCTCACGACGACTGAGGATGTGGATGATGTGAAGAGAGAAATTCAGATAATGCATCACTTGGCAGGGCACCCTAATGTTATATCCATCAAAGGGTCTTATGAGGATAACATGGCTGTTCATGTTGTGATGGAGTTGTGTGCAGGGGGTGAACTTTTCGACCGGATAGTAAAGAGAGGGCATTATAGTGAAAGAAAGGCGGCTGAGATAGCAAGGATTATTGTTGCTGTTGTAGAAGCTTGCCATTCCATGGGAGTAATGCATAGGGATCTTAAGCCTGAAAATTTTCTCTTTGTGAATAATGAGGAGGATTCACCTCTTAAAGCCATTGATTTCGGATTATCCATATTCTTCAAGCCTG GGGATATCTTAAACGATGTTGTTGGAAGCCCGTATTATGTCGCACCTGAGGTTTTACGAAAGCATTATGGTCCAGAAGCGGATGTGTGGAGTGCTGGGGTGATCACTTACATTCTCTTAAGTGGGGTGCCTCCATTTTGGGGTG AAACTGAACAAGAAATATTTAATGAGGTTTTGAATGGAGAGCTTGACTTCTCATCTGATCCCTGGCCTAATATCTCTGAAAGTGCTAAAGATTTAGTGACGAAAATGCTCGACAGAGATACGAAGAGGCGGATAAAGGCTCACGAAGTACTAC GCCACCCTTGGGTTCAGGTTGATGGGGTAGCACCAGACAAGCCACTTGATTCCGTTGTCTTAAGCCGCATGAAACAATTTTCTGCAATGGATAAGCTCAAGAAAATGGCCTTGAGA GTCATCGCCCAAAGGCTTTCTGAAGAAGAAATTGCCGGGTTGAAAGAAATGTTCAAGATGATAGACGCTGATAATAGTGGCCAAATCACCTATGATGAACTTAAAGAAGGATTGAAAAGATTTGGTGCTAATCTTGCTGAATCCGAATTTCGTGCTCTAATGCAGGCC GCAGATATTAATAACAGTGGTACAATTGATTACGAAGAGTTCGTAACTGCAACATTGCATCTAAACAAGATTGAGAGGGAAGACAATCTGTTGGCAGCCTTCTCGTATTTCGACAGAGACAGCAGCGGCTACATCACTCTGGATGAGCTTCAAAAAGCTTGTCAAGAGTTTGGTATTCAAGACATCCACCTCGACGAAATAATGCGAGAAGTCGATCAAGACAAC GATGGTCGGATTGATTACAACGAATTTGTAGCcatgatgcaggaaggcaatcCTAAACTTGGTAAAAAAGGTAAAGAATAG